The following proteins are co-located in the Hippoglossus stenolepis isolate QCI-W04-F060 chromosome 23, HSTE1.2, whole genome shotgun sequence genome:
- the psip1b gene encoding hepatoma-derived growth factor-related protein 2 yields MPGKHNDSFKPGDLVFGKMKGFPHWPARVCKSDKGYKKRIPVFFFGTHQIGSLPVENVVPYVGNKKKYGSGVRIKGFAEGMWEIQNTPNIGSKVKIPVKTNTQTTPAKSTSAVKTTQDKVKSSSVGSSQSKPVAAKVDSKVRASPIKASSQTETVPTRASSRSAPEKTVESTQTPEKTSTDSSVTTRSRKVESEVTTSRDPPAGGSRIKNTARDGKETTANVVKTKISTTTPSKVTAEKKTQSVVKALTAATDNKDKTEATSPTMTRSRKAEPKVVAEQLRKRTSDSPAATPAAGKKAKNSETQVSRNDRERREQEEEKSAAESRGVKRRREEEEEIRKEKTPDEKTAEVKSSERQGVKRKEEEKRKQDEGVEGKKDMMTTETQAMTTKRDEKEQEEKTNEGKKEERTIRETSAESEGTRSTRDTEATKKEDEERKKEEMRRMEEEQARKREEKEQEVMKKVKVLVRIESLEELKRKTEVKKIGAMSEREGRTMTERKKGEEMKKQTEEEKTRETTEREKGEGGKEELKKTGEDEGEEKEVEKKKVNGGVEREKEEMTKKMQEEKTGEKLERGGRTMRSTEKEKEKRKDEGNEGKEEATRTKKELKKKQDGGIEGKKEETIKKKTEEEKIGELSTKDGEEEKEKGGSPVEEERQRHLAAKREKLLKSLRGLMQEGRGTTRREKTKNTQKVGYVAKKIEIKKRGGQRSVKDVGKTVTEEEERKMEKTTDVNKKEEKNERKTSDNKTTAEKAKSKSTEELTTKEKPSGQKNEDKMNVEEKKNEGVIEKTGEEMQQQKNEGRKEERKIIGKIVKATPGQGTKFQVKTMMGGTLAVALEDDKKKKEERTDKKMIEEKEKSSENVKETEKEKKSEDKKLQMSSDVESESERTRATTDDKKDKNTTEEEKKGSDEEEKQKKSSDEEEKQKKGSDEEEKQKKGSDEEEKRKKSSDEEEKRKKSSDEEEKRKKSSDEEEKRKKSCEDEAALKKSEEEQKSQRATLKSQEEKQEKEVEKAREQKKKEEKNEKEPQQKEEKTTDQAKKTEETETQKKENDKATTERAEQMPQAEAETSKEAEPEKKSAEEKSDSDRGKVVEVKQQKKKSSTMTLTDSTLHRIHGDIRISLKTDKPDIRKCLTALDQLSMVYVTSQHVQRHSELIATLRKMRSYKANQAIMDKASMLYNRFKNTFLVGEGEEVVSAAFLRSLLEEKEREEAERVELCRREGVKEVKERLRNDGGGEEEEVQIENAPVGLS; encoded by the exons ATGCCAGGGAAACACAATGACAGCTTCAAACCAGGAGACCTGGTGTTCGGCAAGATGAAGGGCTTCCCTCACTGGCCCGCCAGG GTCTGCAAGTCTGACAAGGGATACAAGAAGCGAATCCCGGTCTTCTTCTTCGGGACTCATCAGAT AGGAAGTCTCCCCGTAGAGAATGTCGTTCCTTACGTCGGGAACAAGAAAAAGTACGGCAGCGGTGTTCGCATCAAAGGCTTCGCTGAGGGAATGTGGGAAATCCAGAACACACCCAACATCGGGAGTAAAGTCAAA ATACCAGTAAAAACCAACACGCAGACGACACCTGCTAAATCGACGTCTGCAGTGAAAACCACACAGGACAAAGTTAAAAGTTCGTCCGTCGGATCATCTCAGAGTAAACCCGTCGCTGCGAAGGTCGACAGTAAAGTTAGAGCTTCTCCGATCAAAGCTTCAAGTCAAACAGAAACGGTTCCTACACGAGCCTCATCAAGATCCGCTCCAGAGAAAACGGTCGAGTCCACACAGACTCCTGAGAAGACGTCGACAGATTCCTCAGTGACGACGAGAAGCAGGAAGGTCGAGTCAGAGGTGACAACAAGCAGAGatccaccagcagggggcagcagaataaaaaatactgcAAGAGATGGAAAGGAG ACGACAGCAAAcgtggtgaaaacaaaaatatctacAACGACTCCGAGCAAAGTTACAGCCGAGAAAAAAACTCAGAGCGTCGTCAAAGCTCTGACCGCAGCGACAGacaacaaagataaaacagaggCGACAAGTCCCACCATGACCAGGAGCAGAAAAGCTGAGCCCAAG GTCGTTGCAGAGCAGCTCAGAAAGAGAACATCTGACAGTCCTGCAGCGACACCTGCAG ctggTAAGAAAGCGAAAAACTCTGAGACACAAGTGTCCAGAAATGACAGAGAAcggagagaacaggaggaggagaagagtgcAGCAGAGAGTCGAGGAGttaagaggaggagagaagaagaggaggagataagAAAAGAGAAGACGCCGgatgagaaaacagcagaggtgAAGTCGTCTGAGAGACAAGGagtgaaaagaaaggaagaggagaaaagaaaacaagatgaaggtgtagaaggaaagaaagacatgATGACGACTGAAACTCAAGCAATGACGACGAAGAGAGAcgagaaagaacaggaggagaaaacaaacgaaggaaagaaagaggagaggacgaTCAGAGAAACGAGCGCAGAGAGCGAAGGAACAAGAAGCACGAGAGATACGGAGGCAACAAAGAAGGAagatgaggaaagaaagaaagaggagatgagaagaaTGGAGGAGGAACAAGcgaggaagagggaagagaaagagcaggaggtgaTGAAGAAAGTAAAGGTGTTGGTGAGGATTGAAAGTCTGGAAGAGTTGAAGAGAAAGACGGAGGTGAAGAAAATTGGAGCAATGtcggagagagaagggaggacgatgacggagaggaagaaaggagaggagatgaagaagcagacggaggaggagaaaacaagagaaacgacagagagagagaaaggagaggggggaaaagaagAGTTGAAGAAAACTGGAGAA GATGAAGgcgaggagaaggaggtggagaagaaaaaggTGAATGGAGGTGTTGAGAGGGAAAAAGAAGAGATGACGAAGAagatgcaggaggagaaaacGGGAGAAaagctggagagaggagggaggacgatGAGGAGcacagaaaaggagaaggaaaaaaggaaggatGAAGGCAACGAGGGAAAAGAAGAGGCAACAAGGACAAAGAAGGAGttgaagaaaaaacaggatgGAGGTatagaaggaaagaaagaagagacgATAAAGAAGAAGACCGAAGAGGAGAAAATTGGAGAACTGTCC acaaaggatggagaagaagaaaaggagaagggcGGATCtcctgtggaggaggag CGACAGCGCCACTTGGCGGCCAAGAGGGAGAAATTGTTAAAATCTCTGCGAGGTCTGATgcaggagggaagaggaacGACGAGGAGGGAGAAGACGAAGAACACGCA GAAAGTCGGGTACGTAGCAAAGAAGATCGAGATCAAaaagagaggaggtcagaggagcGTGAAAGACGTTGGAAAGacagtgacagaggaggaggagaggaagatggaaaaAACGACAGATGTCaacaagaaagaggagaagaacgAGAGGAAGACATCCGACAACAAGACAACAGCGGAGAAGGCAAAGAGTAAATCAACAGAAGAACtgacaacaaaagaaaagccAAGTGGACAGAAGAACGAAGACAAAATGaatgtggaggaaaagaaaaacgagGGAGTGATCGAGAAAACAGGGGaagaaatgcagcagcagaaaaatgaaggaaggaaggaggagagaaaaataatcgGAAAGATCGTGAAGGCGACGCCTGGACAGGGAACAAAGTTTCAGGTGAAGACGATGATGGGAGGAACACTGGCGGTGGCGTTGGAGGatgacaagaagaagaaagaggagaggacggaCAAGAAAATGatagaagagaaggaaaagagctCAGAAAACGTgaaggagacggagaaagagaagaaatcgGAAGATAAAAAGTTGCAAATGAGCTCAGATGTTGAGAGTGAATCTGAAAGAACAAGAGCAACGACGGATGACAAAAAAGACAAgaacacaacagaagaagagaagaagggcagtgatgaagaggagaaacaaaagaagagcagtgatgaagaggagaaacaaaagaagggcagtgatgaagaggagaaacaaaagaagggcagtgatgaagaggagaaacgAAAGAagagcagtgatgaagaggagaaacgAAAGAagagcagtgatgaagaggagaaacgAAAGAagagcagtgatgaagaggagaaacgAAAGAAGAGCTGTGAAGATGAGGCGGCGCTGAAAAAGAGCgaagaagaacaaaaatcaCAGAGAGCAACTCTGAAATctcaggaggagaagcaggaaaaggaggtggaaaaagcaagagaacagaagaagaaagaggagaagaacgAGAAGGAGCCgcagcagaaagaggagaaaaccaCAGATCAAGCAAAGAAGACGGAGGAGACGGAAACTCAGAAGAAGGAAAACGACAAAGCGACCACGGAGAGAGCGGAGCAGATGCCACAAGCAGAGGCAGAAACCAGCAAAGAAGCTGAACCAGAGAAGAAGAGCGCAGAAGAGAAGAGTGACTCAGATAGAGGGaaggtggtggaggtgaagcagcagaagaagaagagttcgACCATGACGCTGACGGACTCGACTCTGCACAGAATCCACGGGGACATCAGGATTTCTCTGAAGACCGACAAGCcg GACATCAGGAAGTGTCTGACGGCGTTGGATCAGCTCAGTATGGTTTACGTGACGTCTCAACACGTCCAGAGACACAGCGAGCTCATCGCCACGCTGAGAAAG atgcGTTCCTACAAAGCGAACCAGGCCATCATGGACAAGGCCTCCATGCTGTACAACCGCTTCAAAAACACCTTCCTGGTGGGGGAGGGCGAGGAGGTGGTGAGCGCCGCCTTCCTGCGCtcgctgctggaggagaaggagcgggAGGAGGCTGAGAGGGTGGAGctctgcaggagggagggagtgaaggaggtgaaggagaggtTGAGGAACgacggaggaggggaggaagaagaggtgcAGATAGAAAATG CTCCAGTGGGCTTGTCCTGA
- the wdr55 gene encoding WD repeat-containing protein 55: protein MAAPAQHVETGSAATETDKTEAPETSSEPESSDSEPAAQGPDPGSDEDEDGGEPPVPRILDTPEDIRLEAIANTVALHPTRDMLVCGDVDGDLYAYSYSCTEGENRELWSSGHHMKSCRQVRFTADGLKLYSVSRDKAVHLMDVERGQLVSRIRGAHGSPINCLQLVDENILATGDDGGTLKVWDMRKGEAFMDLKQHDDYISDIAVDQAKRILLTTSGDGTMGVFHLKRRRFELLSEYQSGDLTSLALMKRGKKVACGSSEGTIYIFNWNGFGATSDRFALKAESVDCIVPINDNIMCTASMDGYIRAINLLPNRVIGCIGQHVGEPIEELATSHDSRFLVSSGHDQLIKFWDISTLPNTTVKEYRKRKKKDGRMKSLTKKAHGDNDFFSGLVEETEKKEEEEEEEEADDSDSDSGSD from the exons ATGGCGGCGCCCGCGCAACACGTTGAAACGGGCTCCGCAGCGACAGAAACGGACAAAACAGAAGCTCCAGAGACTTCCAGTGAGCCAGAATCCTCAGACTCGGAGCCCGCAGCTCAGGGCCCGGACCCGGGCTCCgatgaggacgaggacggaGGCGAGCCGCCGGTCCCGAGGATCCTGGACACCCCGGAGGACATCCGCCTGGAGGCGATCGCCAACACGGTGGCGCTGCACCCTACTCGGGACATGCTGGTGTGCGGGGACGTGGACGGGGACTTGTACGCCTATTCGTACTCGTGCACGGAGGGGGAGAACCGGGAGCTGTGGTCCTCGGGGCATCACATGAAGTCCTGTCGCCAGGTTCGCTTCACCGCGGACGGACTGAAGCTCTACAGCGTGTCCCGGGACAAGGCCGTGCACCTGATGGACGTGGAGCGGGGGCAGCTGGTGTCCAGGATCCGAGGGGCCCACGGTTCTCCCATCAACTGTCTGCAGCTGGTGGACGAAAACATCCTGGCGACCGGAGACGATGGAGGAACCCTGAAG gtGTGGGACATGAGGAAAGGGGAGGCCTTCATGGATCTGAAACAACACGACGATTACATCAGTGACATCGCTGTGGACCAGGCCAAGAGGATCCTGCTCACCACCAG TGGTGACGGTACCATGGGCGTCTTCCACCTCAAGAGGCGGCGCTTTGAACTGCTGTCGGAGTACCAGAGCGGCGATCTGACCTCGCTGGCCCTGATGAAGCGGGGGAAGAAGGTGGCTTGCGGCTCCAGCGAGGGGACCATCTACATCTTCAACTGGAACGGCTTCGGGGCCACCAGCGACCGCTTCGCTCTCAAGGCCGAGTCGGTGGACTGCATCGTCCCCATCAACGACAACATCATGTGCACCGCCTCCATGGACGGGTACATCCG AGCCATCAACCTCCTTCCTAACAGGGTCATCGGCTGCATCGGGCAGCACGTCGGCGAACCCATTGAAGAACTTGCCACGTCCCACGACTCCCGCTTCCTGGTCAGCAGCGGTCACGACCAGCTCATCAAGTTCTGGGACATTTCCACTTTACCCAACACGACCGTCAAAGAATACcgcaagaggaagaagaaggacgGACGAATGAAGTCTCTCACTAAGAAAGCCCACGGAGACAACGACTTCTTCTCAGGACTTGTagaggaaacagagaagaaggaggaagaagaggaggaggaagaggcagatgATAGCGATAGTGACAGTGGCAGCGATTAA